The Salvelinus sp. IW2-2015 linkage group LG8, ASM291031v2, whole genome shotgun sequence genome window below encodes:
- the LOC111967245 gene encoding CXXC-type zinc finger protein 5-like, with product MADTLDISGPSSPEQQRANRILSEPLRRSLKRSHPCSLSEYLNNTNRIAHHHSSSSSTDIRGFLHPTAAQHRPNQPRQPKPHRAPSSNIDLWDSPSGLHLAHAAELLMRAGALTLTPTPKDQGPLGGLGAGDAGGDGEEVEGGSRVEGDNMGCVTDFLPLLGCSWFSLNPGLFALTAGGGGFLTGGGGSMGMAGVGEGVEGLRGESSSPGGGGGAGRRKRKRCGECVPCRRMGNCEECSACRNRKTGHQICKYRKCEQLKKKAATGLEKMVFPSGAAFPWLQ from the exons ATGGCAGATACCCTGGACATCTCTGGCCCTTCCTCTCCGGAACAGCAGAGAGCCAATAGGATCCTCAGTGAGCCGCTAAGACGAAGCCTGAAGCGCTCTCATCCCTGCTCCCTCTCAGAGTATCTCAACAACACCAACAGAATAGCCCACCACCATAGTAGCTCCAGTAGTACGGATATCAGGGGCTTCCTCCACCCCACCGCAGCCCAGCACAGGCCCAACCAGCCCAGGCAGCCCAAGCCTCACCGGGCCCCCTCCTCCAACATAGACCTCTGGGACTCCCCCAGTGGGCTTCACCTGGCTCATGCTGCAGAGCTGCTGATGAGGGCTGGGGCCTTGACACTGACCCCCACACCCAAAGACCAGGGCCCTCTGGGCGGGCTGGGGGCTGGGGATGCTggaggggatggggaggaggTGGAAGGTGGGTCCAGGGTTGAAGGGGACAACATGGGTTGTGTGACAGACTTCCTGCCACTGCTAGGCTGCTCCTGGTTCTCCTTGAACCCAGGCCTGTTTGCTCTGACAGCAGGAGGAGGGGGATTCCTGACTGGTGGTGGAGGGTCAATGGGAATGGCTGGCGTTGGGGAGGGTGTGGAGGGGTTGCGAGGTGAGAGCTCGTCCCCTGGCGGCGGGGGGGGAGctgggagaaggaagaggaagcgATGCGGGGAGTGTGTGCCGTGTCGACGGATGGGGAACTGTGAAGAGTGCAGTGCCTGCCGCAACCGCAAGACCGGACACCAGATCTGCAAGTACAGGAAGTGTGAGCAGCTGAAGAAGAAGGCAGCCACTGGGTTAGAG AAGATGGTGTTTCCGTCAGGAGCAGCGTTTCCATGGCTACAATAG